From the Castor canadensis chromosome 9, mCasCan1.hap1v2, whole genome shotgun sequence genome, one window contains:
- the Arl9 gene encoding ADP-ribosylation factor-like protein 9 isoform X1 gives MPGRRLCALGLAAAVATAGVTYALRTYVSALRPPRGPHLPGPRAAAPARGRANASKETGTAGMDRAKMKKDKGKEVEMEKIRETGKEEREKKKEVKEGKKKEGKEKMKKGKEKGNQEVSKKNDKEEKKKEQEETKIEKEAIKENQEKQNSTLTMTLLQPPVDQKQNKQILVLGLDGAGKTSVLHSLAANRVQHSVAPTLGFNAVCISTEDSQMEFLEIGGSEPFRSHWEMYLSKGLLLIFVVDSADHNRLPEAKKYLHQLIEASPDLPLVVFAHKQDLEAAYHITDIHDALALSEVGNDRKLFLFGTQVTKNGSEIPSTLQDAKDLIAHLATSMQ, from the exons ATGCCCGGCCGCAGGCTGTGCGCGCTGGGGCTGGCAGCGGCCGTGGCGACCGCGGGTGTGACCTACGCCCTGAGGACCTACGTCTCTGCCCTGCGCCCCCCGCGCGGGCCACACCTGCCGGGACCCAGGGCCGCCGCTCCGGCGCGCGGGCGCGCGAACGCGAGCAAGGAGACAGGGACGGCGGGGATGGACAGGGCGAAAATGAAGAAAGACAAGGGGAAGGAAGTGGAGATGGAGAAAATCAGGGAGacggggaaggaagagagggagaaaaagaaggaggtgaaggaggggaaaaagaaggaggggaaggagaaaatgaagaaggggaaggagaaagggaaccAGGAGGTGAGTAAGAAAAAcgataaagaggaaaagaagaaagagcaagaggAGACCAAGATCGAGAAGGAAGCAATTAAAGAAAACCAAGAGAAACAGAACAGCACCTTGACAATGACCCTGCTCCAGCCGCCGGTAGACCAG AAGCAAAATAAGCAGATCCTAGTCCTAGGCCTGGATGGAGCAGGAAAAACCAGCGTCCTCCACTCTCTAGCTGCCAACAGAGTGCAGCACAGCGTGGCGCCCACCCTGGGTTTCAATGCAGTTTGCATCAGCACAGAAGACAGCCAAATGGAGTTCCTGGAGA TTGGGGGCAGCGAGCCTTTCCGTTCCCACTGGGAAATGTACCTGTCCAAGGGATTGCTGCTGATCTTCGTGGTGGATTCAGCAGATCACAACCGATTACCTGAAGCCAAGAAATACCTTCATCAACTCATCGAAGCAAGCCCAGACCTCCCTCTGGTCGTGTTTGCACACAAACAG GATCTAGAAGCAGCCTATCACATTACAGATATTCATGACGCTTTGGCCTTATCTGAGGTGGGAAATGACAGGAAGCTGTTCTTGTTTGGAACTCAAGTGACCAAGAATGGCTCAGAGATACCCTCCACCTTGCAGGATGCCAAAGACCTGATTGCACACCTAGCCACAAGTATGCAGTGA
- the Arl9 gene encoding ADP-ribosylation factor-like protein 9 isoform X2, whose amino-acid sequence MPGRRLCALGLAAAVATAGVTYALRTYVSALRPPRGPHLPGPRAAAPARGRANASKETGTAGMDRAKMKKDKGKEVEMEKIRETGKEEREKKKEVKEGKKKEGKEKMKKGKEKGNQEVSKKNDKEEKKKEQEETKIEKEAIKENQEKQNSTLTMTLLQPPKQNKQILVLGLDGAGKTSVLHSLAANRVQHSVAPTLGFNAVCISTEDSQMEFLEIGGSEPFRSHWEMYLSKGLLLIFVVDSADHNRLPEAKKYLHQLIEASPDLPLVVFAHKQDLEAAYHITDIHDALALSEVGNDRKLFLFGTQVTKNGSEIPSTLQDAKDLIAHLATSMQ is encoded by the exons ATGCCCGGCCGCAGGCTGTGCGCGCTGGGGCTGGCAGCGGCCGTGGCGACCGCGGGTGTGACCTACGCCCTGAGGACCTACGTCTCTGCCCTGCGCCCCCCGCGCGGGCCACACCTGCCGGGACCCAGGGCCGCCGCTCCGGCGCGCGGGCGCGCGAACGCGAGCAAGGAGACAGGGACGGCGGGGATGGACAGGGCGAAAATGAAGAAAGACAAGGGGAAGGAAGTGGAGATGGAGAAAATCAGGGAGacggggaaggaagagagggagaaaaagaaggaggtgaaggaggggaaaaagaaggaggggaaggagaaaatgaagaaggggaaggagaaagggaaccAGGAGGTGAGTAAGAAAAAcgataaagaggaaaagaagaaagagcaagaggAGACCAAGATCGAGAAGGAAGCAATTAAAGAAAACCAAGAGAAACAGAACAGCACCTTGACAATGACCCTGCTCCAGCCGCCG AAGCAAAATAAGCAGATCCTAGTCCTAGGCCTGGATGGAGCAGGAAAAACCAGCGTCCTCCACTCTCTAGCTGCCAACAGAGTGCAGCACAGCGTGGCGCCCACCCTGGGTTTCAATGCAGTTTGCATCAGCACAGAAGACAGCCAAATGGAGTTCCTGGAGA TTGGGGGCAGCGAGCCTTTCCGTTCCCACTGGGAAATGTACCTGTCCAAGGGATTGCTGCTGATCTTCGTGGTGGATTCAGCAGATCACAACCGATTACCTGAAGCCAAGAAATACCTTCATCAACTCATCGAAGCAAGCCCAGACCTCCCTCTGGTCGTGTTTGCACACAAACAG GATCTAGAAGCAGCCTATCACATTACAGATATTCATGACGCTTTGGCCTTATCTGAGGTGGGAAATGACAGGAAGCTGTTCTTGTTTGGAACTCAAGTGACCAAGAATGGCTCAGAGATACCCTCCACCTTGCAGGATGCCAAAGACCTGATTGCACACCTAGCCACAAGTATGCAGTGA
- the Arl9 gene encoding ADP-ribosylation factor-like protein 9 isoform X3: MEFLETDHNRLPEAKKYLHQLIEASPDLPLVVFAHKQDLEAAYHITDIHDALALSEVGNDRKLFLFGTQVTKNGSEIPSTLQDAKDLIAHLATSMQ; this comes from the exons ATGGAGTTCCTGGAGA CAGATCACAACCGATTACCTGAAGCCAAGAAATACCTTCATCAACTCATCGAAGCAAGCCCAGACCTCCCTCTGGTCGTGTTTGCACACAAACAG GATCTAGAAGCAGCCTATCACATTACAGATATTCATGACGCTTTGGCCTTATCTGAGGTGGGAAATGACAGGAAGCTGTTCTTGTTTGGAACTCAAGTGACCAAGAATGGCTCAGAGATACCCTCCACCTTGCAGGATGCCAAAGACCTGATTGCACACCTAGCCACAAGTATGCAGTGA
- the Arl9 gene encoding ADP-ribosylation factor-like protein 9 isoform X4: protein MQFASAQKTAKWSSWRDLEAAYHITDIHDALALSEVGNDRKLFLFGTQVTKNGSEIPSTLQDAKDLIAHLATSMQ, encoded by the exons ATGCAGTTTGCATCAGCACAGAAGACAGCCAAATGGAGTTCCTGGAGA GATCTAGAAGCAGCCTATCACATTACAGATATTCATGACGCTTTGGCCTTATCTGAGGTGGGAAATGACAGGAAGCTGTTCTTGTTTGGAACTCAAGTGACCAAGAATGGCTCAGAGATACCCTCCACCTTGCAGGATGCCAAAGACCTGATTGCACACCTAGCCACAAGTATGCAGTGA
- the Srp72 gene encoding signal recognition particle subunit SRP72: MASGSSGGVSVPALWSEVNRYGQNGDFTRALKTVNKILQINKDDVTALHCKVVCLIQNGSFKEALNVINTHTKVLANNSLSFEKAYCEYRLNRIENALKTIEGTNQQTDKLKELYGQVLYRLERYDECLAVYRDLVRNSQDDYDEERKTNLSAVVAAQSNWEKVIPENLGLQEGTHELCYNAACALIGQGQLNQAMKILQKAEDLCRRSFSEDSDGAEEDPQAELAIIHGQMAYILQLQGHTEEALQLYNQIIKLKPTDVGLLAVIANNIITINKDQNVFDSKKKVKLTNAEGVEFKLSKKQLQAIEFNKALLAMYTNQAEQCRKISAGLQSQSPEHLLPVLIQAAQLCREKQHTKAIELLQEFSDQHPENAAEIKLTMAQLKISQGNISKACLILRSIEELKHKPGMVSALVTMYSHEEDIDSAIEVFTQAIQWYQSHQPKSPAHLSLIREAANFKLKYGRKKEAVSDLEQLWKQNPKDIHTLAQLISAYSLVDPEKAKVLSKHLPSSDSMSLKVDVEALENSAGATYVRKKGGKLTGDSQPKEQGQGDLKKKKKKKKGKLPKNYDPKVTPDPERWLPMRERSYYRGRKKGKKKDQIGKGTQGATAGASSELDASKTVSSPPTSPRPGSAAAVPASTSNIIPPRHQKPAGAPATKKKQQQRKKKGGKGGW, translated from the exons TACTGCAGATCAACAAGGATGATGTAACAGCCCTACACTGTAAAGTGGTATGCCTTATCCAGAATGGAAGTTTCAAGGAAGCCTTGAATGTCATCAATACTCACACCAAAGTATTAGCCAA taactCTCTCTCCTTTGAGAAGGCGTATTGCGAATACAGGCTGAACAGAATTGAGAATGCCTTGAAGACAATAGAAGGTACCAACCAGCAGACAGACAAGCTAAAGGAACTTTATGGACAAGTG CTATACCGTTTAGAACGATATGATGAGTGCCTAGCTGTATATAGAGATCTTGTCCGGAACTCCCAAGATGATTATGATGAGGAGAGGAAAACAAACCTTTCAGCAGTTGTTGCAGCTCAAAGCAACTGGGAAAAAGTCATTCCA GAGAACTTGGGCCTCCAAGAAGGCACACACGAACTGTGCTACAATGCTGCATGTGCACTGATAGGACAAGGCCAGCTGAACCAGGCAATGAAAATCCTGCAAAAAGCTGAGG ATCTTTGCCGCCGTTCATTTTCAGAAGACTCT GACGGGGCTGAGGAAGACCCACAGGCAGAACTGGCCATCATTCATGGTCAGATGGCCTATATTCTGCAGCTTCAGGGTCATACAGAGGAGGCTCTGCAACTTTACAATCAGATAATAAAACTAAA GCCAACAGATGTAGGACTACTAGCTGTAATTGCAAATAATATCATCACCATTAATAAG GACCAAAATGTCTTTGACTCCAAGAAGAAGGTGAAATTAACCAATGCAGAAGGAGTAGAGTTTAAGCTTTCCAAGAAACAGCTGCAAGCTATAGAATTTAACAAAGCTTTACTAGCTATGTACACAAACCAG GCAGAACAATGCCGAAAAATATCTGCTGGTTTACAGTCCCAGAGTCCAGAGCATCTCCTGCCTGTGTTAATCCAAGCTGCCCAGCTCTGCCGTGAAAAACAGCACACAAAAGCAATAGAGCTACTTCAG gaattTTCAGATCAACATCCAGAAAACGCAGCTGAAATTAAGCTAACCATGGCACAGCTGAAAATTTCCCAAG GTAATATTTCCAAAGCATGTCTAATATTGAGAAGCATAGAAGAACTAAagcataagccaggcatg GTGTCTGCATTAGTGACCATGTACAGCCATGAGGAAGATATTGATAGTGCCATTGAGGTCTTCACACAAGCCATCCAGTGGTATCAAAGCCACCAG CCCAAATCTCCTGCTCATTTGTCCTTGATAAGAGAAGCTGCAAACTTCAAACTCAAATATGGGCGAAAGAAGGAGGCAGTTAGTGACCTGGAACAGCTATGGAA aCAAAATCCAAAAGACATTCACACCCTGGCCCAGCTTATCTCTGCTTACTCACTGGTAGATCCGGAGAAAGCCAAAGT TCTTAGTAAACACTTGCCCTCATCGGATAGTATGTCTCTAAAAGTAGATGTCGAGGCTCTTGAAAATTCTGCTGGTGCTACTTACGTTCGAAAGAAGGGTGGAAAACTTACTGGAGATAGTCAGCCAAAGGAACAAGg ACAAGGAgacttgaaaaagaagaagaagaaaaaaaagg GAAAACTGCCTAAGAATTATGACCCAAAAGTCACCCCAGATCCAGAAAGATGGCTACCAATGCGAGAGCGTTCTTACTATCgaggaagaaagaagggtaaAAAGAAGGATCAGATTGGAAAAGGGACACAGGGAGCAACTGCAGGAGCTTCCTCTGAACT GGATGCCAGTAAAACTGTGAGCAGCCCACCCACCTCCCCACGGCCTGGCAGTGCAGCGGCAGTACCTGCTTCTACAAGTAACATCATACCCCCAAGACACCAGAAACCCGCAGGCGCTCCGGCCACGAAAAAGAAACAgcagcagagaaagaagaaaggaggaaaaggtggCTGGTGA